Within the Photobacterium swingsii genome, the region CGTCCATTTGAATACTGCGGCATGCTATCCACCATTGGGCATGCCGCCCAGTTATTTGAAGGATATCGCGCCACAATGATCAACGAAGCCACCACCCTATTAACACTTGTGACTGTCCACGTCATTGCCCTGATGAGCCCAGGCCCTGACTTTGCCTTAGTGGTACAAAATGCAGGTCGCTATGGTCGCCAAACTGGGATCAGCATTGCTTTAGGGCTATCCCTTGGCATCTTGATGCACTCTATTTTGAGCCTCACAGGCGCAAGCCTGCTGATCCATCAACACCCGATGTTATTTGCCCTACTGCAAGCCGCTGGCGGCAGTTACTTGCTCTGGCTCGGCATTGGTGCCGTAAAAAGCATTATCATGCCGTTATGGCGAGCAAAGCGGTCAAGTGTAAATGCACACCCCGCCGAACAATCGACGCCCTCATCCAAGGAGCAACCACAACAATTATTGGCTAACCGCAAGCAAGCGCTCATGAAAGGTTTCACCACCAATATTCTGAATCCCAAAGCCTTGGTGTTTTTTATTAGCCTCCTCTCAACCTTGGTGCCTGCTGATATGTCATTAACAGGGAAAATCAGTGCCATCGTGATTTTATGGCTCA harbors:
- a CDS encoding LysE family translocator produces the protein MNEATTLLTLVTVHVIALMSPGPDFALVVQNAGRYGRQTGISIALGLSLGILMHSILSLTGASLLIHQHPMLFALLQAAGGSYLLWLGIGAVKSIIMPLWRAKRSSVNAHPAEQSTPSSKEQPQQLLANRKQALMKGFTTNILNPKALVFFISLLSTLVPADMSLTGKISAIVILWLTAFMWFALLAWLLTGKRLQQKLQYAAPYIDGICGVLFISIGSMILWSVVSGI